One Rhodobacteraceae bacterium M385 genomic region harbors:
- a CDS encoding sugar ABC transporter permease: MGGDSKYLGLWYVAPYIIGLLLFTAFPFVSSLYLSFTDYDLLSAPEWVGTDNYERLFTRDRTFDRSLRVTMIYVFTTVPLKLAFALFIATVLNYRLKGINLFRTAYYVPSILGGSIAIAVLWRYIFAGNGLVNMILTGLGFEAVNWFGDPQNALFTITLLRVWQFGSAMVIFLAALQSVDKSLYEAASIDGAKPRHIFRYITLPLITPVIFFNLIMQTVQAFQEFNGPFIITQGGPLNSTYLLPLYIYDEAFRSFDMGYASAIAWILFAIIMTLTLVAFWSSKKWVYYAGDKRN; the protein is encoded by the coding sequence ATGGGGGGCGACAGCAAGTATCTGGGCCTTTGGTATGTGGCCCCCTACATCATCGGGTTGCTGTTGTTCACAGCTTTCCCCTTTGTGTCGTCCCTGTATCTTAGCTTCACGGACTACGATCTGCTGAGCGCGCCCGAGTGGGTCGGCACCGACAATTACGAGCGGCTTTTTACCCGTGACCGGACCTTCGATCGGTCGCTTCGGGTCACCATGATCTATGTGTTTACGACCGTCCCGCTTAAACTCGCGTTCGCCTTGTTTATTGCGACGGTGCTCAACTACCGCCTCAAGGGGATCAATCTGTTCCGCACGGCGTATTACGTGCCGTCGATCCTAGGCGGCTCCATCGCGATTGCTGTGTTGTGGCGCTACATCTTCGCGGGCAACGGGTTGGTGAACATGATCCTGACGGGCCTTGGGTTTGAGGCAGTCAATTGGTTCGGCGACCCTCAGAATGCACTGTTCACGATCACGCTGTTGCGGGTGTGGCAGTTCGGCTCGGCCATGGTGATCTTTCTGGCGGCTCTGCAATCGGTCGATAAATCCCTATACGAGGCCGCGTCCATTGATGGGGCCAAGCCGCGCCATATCTTCCGCTATATCACCTTGCCGCTGATCACTCCGGTGATCTTTTTCAACCTGATCATGCAGACGGTGCAGGCGTTCCAAGAATTTAACGGCCCCTTCATCATTACCCAAGGTGGTCCGCTGAATTCTACCTATCTGCTGCCGCTTTATATCTACGACGAAGCCTTCCGCAGCTTTGATATGGGCTATGCCTCGGCCATCGCCTGGATCTTGTTTGCCATCATCATGACGCTGACGCTGGTCGCCTTCTGGTCTTCCAAGAAGTGGGTCTACTATGCCGGCGATAAGAGGAATTGA
- a CDS encoding carbohydrate ABC transporter permease — protein MIDFSSTAAAVLKDDRPPSQLELKLRRRARVSAFVRYTLLSVVGLIMVYPLLWMIGASFKTNSEIFSTPWFWPQEPTFQGYIDGWQTSTPYTFGRFFLNSMMIVIPKVIGTAISSTLVAYGFARFDFPGKKVVFAILIGTLLLPDVVTRIPQYLLFRELGWLDSYLPLVVPQWFAVEAFFVFMLVQFLRAIPREMEEAARVDGANTFQTLIYVVVPLLKPALISVCLFQFMWTMNDFLGPLIYISSVENYPISLALRLAIDSTEAFSWNEILSMTVLALTPSLVVFFMAQKYFIEGISTGGVKG, from the coding sequence ATGATTGATTTCTCTAGTACCGCAGCCGCCGTGCTCAAAGATGACCGCCCCCCGTCGCAGCTAGAGCTGAAACTGCGCCGCCGGGCCCGCGTGTCGGCCTTTGTCAGATACACGTTGTTGTCCGTTGTCGGCCTTATCATGGTCTACCCGCTTTTGTGGATGATCGGCGCGTCGTTCAAGACCAACTCCGAAATCTTCTCGACCCCGTGGTTCTGGCCGCAAGAGCCGACGTTTCAGGGCTATATCGACGGCTGGCAAACCTCGACCCCCTACACGTTTGGACGGTTTTTCCTGAATTCGATGATGATCGTGATCCCCAAGGTGATCGGTACGGCGATATCGTCCACACTGGTGGCTTACGGTTTCGCGCGGTTCGATTTTCCGGGCAAGAAGGTGGTTTTTGCGATCCTGATCGGCACGTTGCTGCTTCCCGATGTCGTCACCCGCATCCCACAATATCTGCTGTTCCGCGAACTTGGCTGGCTTGATAGCTATCTGCCGCTTGTTGTGCCGCAATGGTTCGCGGTGGAGGCGTTCTTTGTCTTCATGCTGGTGCAATTCCTGCGGGCGATACCGCGTGAAATGGAAGAGGCCGCCCGTGTCGATGGCGCCAATACTTTCCAGACCCTCATCTACGTTGTCGTGCCGCTGTTGAAGCCCGCTCTGATCTCGGTCTGTCTGTTCCAGTTCATGTGGACGATGAACGATTTCCTCGGCCCGCTGATCTACATCTCTTCGGTGGAGAACTACCCGATCAGCCTGGCCCTGCGGCTGGCGATCGACAGCACCGAAGCATTCTCATGGAACGAAATCCTATCAATGACAGTGCTCGCCCTGACGCCGTCGCTTGTCGTGTTCTTCATGGCCCAGAAATATTTCATCGAGGGTATCTCAACCGGAGGGGTCAAAGGCTAA
- the ugpC gene encoding sn-glycerol-3-phosphate ABC transporter ATP-binding protein UgpC, translating to MAELRLKSVEKSYGNGFKAVHGIDLTVEDGEFMVLVGPSGCAKSTTLRMIAGLETITAGEISIGDQVVNELVPGKRGIAMVFQNYALYPHMKVTRNLSFGLKLKRVAKPEIEAATNEVSSILEIGELLDRLPKQLSGGQAQRVALGRALIKSPEVFLFDEPLSNLDAKLRASMRVRITDLHKRLRDEGRPATVVYVTHDQVEAMTMGDRICVMKDGHIMQVADPVTLFERPANEFVAGFIGMPEMNLVDAEMHRDAGQVTLQVEGQSITVSDGLFDRITGGNGSVRLGIRPQHLEVIAPDTADALTGTVTNIEFMGHEVNLHTQVGNANFVSVTLAETVIGRIKRGDRVGLKPQGQKLHLFAPGEGANISLGVQKS from the coding sequence ATGGCTGAGCTGCGCCTAAAATCTGTAGAAAAATCCTATGGCAACGGCTTCAAGGCTGTCCACGGCATCGACCTGACGGTCGAGGATGGAGAGTTCATGGTGCTGGTCGGCCCGTCGGGCTGTGCCAAATCCACAACCTTGCGGATGATTGCCGGGCTAGAGACGATCACTGCCGGGGAAATCTCGATCGGGGATCAGGTCGTGAACGAATTGGTGCCGGGCAAGCGCGGCATCGCGATGGTGTTCCAAAACTACGCGCTCTATCCGCATATGAAAGTCACGCGGAACCTGAGCTTTGGCTTGAAGCTGAAACGGGTGGCCAAGCCCGAGATCGAGGCGGCGACCAACGAAGTCTCCTCTATTCTAGAGATCGGGGAGCTGCTGGATCGTTTGCCCAAACAGTTGTCGGGCGGGCAGGCGCAAAGGGTGGCGCTAGGGCGGGCCTTAATCAAAAGCCCCGAGGTGTTCTTGTTTGATGAGCCCCTGTCGAACCTTGATGCAAAGTTGCGCGCCTCCATGCGGGTGCGGATCACGGATTTGCATAAACGCCTGCGTGACGAAGGGCGTCCCGCAACGGTTGTTTACGTCACCCATGACCAAGTCGAAGCGATGACCATGGGCGACCGCATCTGTGTGATGAAAGACGGCCATATCATGCAGGTCGCCGATCCGGTGACGTTGTTTGAGCGTCCCGCCAATGAATTCGTCGCGGGCTTCATCGGGATGCCGGAAATGAACCTTGTGGATGCGGAAATGCATCGGGATGCGGGGCAGGTGACGCTGCAAGTGGAAGGGCAATCCATCACTGTGTCCGACGGCTTGTTTGACCGGATTACCGGCGGCAACGGGTCGGTGCGTTTGGGCATCCGGCCGCAGCATCTGGAGGTTATCGCCCCCGACACCGCGGACGCGTTGACCGGCACTGTCACCAATATCGAATTCATGGGCCACGAAGTGAACCTGCATACGCAGGTCGGCAACGCCAACTTCGTATCCGTGACTTTGGCCGAAACGGTTATCGGACGGATCAAGCGCGGCGATCGCGTGGGTCTGAAGCCGCAGGGTCAAAAACTCCACCTGTTCGCGCCGGGAGAGGGCGCAAACATCTCACTTGGCGTGCAAAAATCTTAA
- a CDS encoding ABC transporter substrate-binding protein encodes MGLSTTAMVAPLQAEELRMSWWGGDSRHEATQAALLACGEAHGHTISPEYTGWSGHFERLTTQIAGGTEADIMQVNWPWLPIYSPDGTGFADLNDYSEIIDLSNWTAEGLEAGTMNGALNGLSVSTTGRLFAFNTTTWAAAGLDIPTTWDELVAAGPVFQEVLGEDYYPFEARGLDAALVVTLYGTQVTGNPLIDPATNEILWSQDELANAIQFYQTLVDNHVIQSWEEMNAAGNVPLHENPDWTAGRIGGTYQWDSTYFKISDPMEEGQELVYSGLLSQDGQLTPGIYRKASMVFAISANSEHPESAAQILNCLMNEETGVMALGATRGVPASDAARNMLLEADAIADIQVSAQAQVLEAEGPAIHPYMEHPDVRGAMMEGLEFFAYGQIDAATAAAEMMEAISEALEDL; translated from the coding sequence CTGGGGCTATCGACAACAGCGATGGTCGCCCCTCTACAGGCCGAAGAATTGCGGATGAGCTGGTGGGGGGGCGATAGCCGCCACGAGGCCACCCAAGCAGCGCTTCTGGCCTGCGGTGAAGCTCACGGCCACACGATCAGTCCGGAATATACCGGTTGGTCCGGCCATTTTGAACGCCTGACAACGCAAATCGCGGGCGGCACAGAAGCCGACATCATGCAGGTCAACTGGCCTTGGCTGCCGATTTATTCGCCCGATGGCACCGGGTTTGCGGACCTGAACGATTATTCGGAAATCATCGACCTGTCCAACTGGACTGCCGAGGGGCTAGAGGCCGGCACCATGAACGGCGCCCTAAACGGTTTGTCAGTTTCAACAACCGGACGCTTGTTTGCCTTCAACACCACAACTTGGGCTGCGGCCGGGCTTGATATCCCGACAACATGGGACGAACTGGTAGCCGCCGGTCCGGTGTTTCAAGAAGTTCTGGGCGAAGATTACTATCCGTTCGAGGCCCGTGGCCTTGATGCGGCGCTGGTGGTCACGCTGTACGGTACTCAGGTCACCGGCAACCCGCTGATTGATCCGGCCACGAATGAGATTCTGTGGTCGCAGGACGAACTGGCCAATGCCATTCAATTCTACCAGACTTTGGTGGACAATCATGTCATCCAATCTTGGGAAGAAATGAATGCGGCGGGCAACGTGCCTCTGCACGAAAACCCAGATTGGACGGCGGGCCGGATCGGCGGCACCTACCAATGGGATTCGACTTACTTCAAGATTTCCGACCCGATGGAAGAGGGTCAGGAGTTGGTCTATTCCGGTCTGCTGTCCCAAGATGGCCAGCTGACGCCGGGCATCTACCGTAAAGCGTCCATGGTCTTCGCGATCTCGGCTAATTCTGAGCATCCCGAATCCGCTGCACAGATCCTTAACTGCTTGATGAACGAGGAAACTGGCGTGATGGCCCTTGGCGCTACGCGCGGTGTTCCTGCCTCGGATGCCGCACGCAACATGCTGCTCGAAGCCGATGCGATTGCCGACATTCAAGTCAGCGCCCAGGCGCAGGTTCTTGAGGCCGAAGGCCCCGCGATCCACCCCTATATGGAGCATCCGGACGTTCGGGGCGCCATGATGGAAGGGCTGGAGTTCTTCGCTTATGGCCAGATCGACGCGGCCACGGCGGCGGCTGAGATGATGGAAGCCATTTCTGAAGCGCTCGAAGATCTCTGA
- a CDS encoding glycoside hydrolase family 28 protein yields the protein MSSLRILSATARTVSILLAPKGARFEQPRPLDWTLAQLNKGAVRSGATDKTVVFVEGLDPAQDYRLKTPLGDLDFTTPPCAGLVEAASFGVTAEADDNTAALQAAVDAVPEGGTLRLAAGYHRTGPIFLKPHMTLWLPEGAVIAAHGDRAGWPILPPHDADGRVLSTWEGVPEAMFAAPITALSCDGLAITGRGILDAGGDRGDWWQWPKETRDGARRPRALYLAHGRDVILSGVTVRNAPSWTIHPYKCDDLKVSALRVENPPNSPNTDGLNPESCTNVAITGVAFSVGDDCIAIKAGKRRLEDNTHLAPCRDIVISHCLMERGHGAVVLGSEMSGDITAVTVQDCTFCQTDRGLRIKTRRGRGGTVADVKLSNVDMVDVPTPLAVNAFYFCDPDGRDDWVQSRQAAPVSDTTPHIRDISLCDVTATGVTLAAAAVLGLPEAPVTGITLKNCRVSYDPNAVADVPLMACNVPATRHAGVVVEFGDVQGTFTLLSDEKALTS from the coding sequence ATGAGCAGTTTGCGCATTCTCTCGGCAACCGCCCGCACGGTGTCGATCCTATTGGCTCCCAAGGGCGCTCGGTTCGAACAGCCAAGGCCGTTGGATTGGACGCTGGCGCAGCTCAATAAAGGAGCCGTACGCAGCGGTGCTACCGATAAGACGGTCGTGTTTGTTGAAGGGCTGGACCCGGCACAGGACTACCGCCTGAAAACGCCTCTTGGCGATCTGGATTTTACCACCCCGCCCTGCGCGGGCTTAGTCGAGGCGGCTTCCTTCGGCGTGACGGCAGAGGCCGATGACAATACCGCAGCGCTACAGGCCGCCGTCGATGCCGTGCCCGAAGGCGGCACGTTGCGCCTTGCGGCCGGTTATCACCGGACAGGCCCAATTTTTCTAAAACCTCACATGACCTTGTGGCTGCCAGAGGGGGCCGTGATTGCCGCCCATGGTGACCGGGCGGGATGGCCGATCTTGCCGCCACATGACGCGGACGGCAGAGTGCTGAGCACATGGGAAGGCGTGCCCGAAGCGATGTTCGCGGCCCCGATTACGGCACTGTCATGCGACGGGTTGGCGATCACTGGGCGCGGCATTCTTGATGCAGGCGGCGATCGTGGCGATTGGTGGCAATGGCCTAAAGAAACCCGTGACGGCGCGCGCCGCCCACGGGCGCTGTACCTTGCCCATGGCCGGGATGTCATCTTGTCGGGCGTGACCGTGCGCAATGCACCGTCTTGGACCATCCACCCCTACAAATGTGACGACCTGAAAGTGTCGGCCCTTAGGGTGGAGAATCCGCCCAACAGCCCGAACACAGATGGGTTGAACCCCGAGAGTTGCACCAATGTCGCGATCACAGGCGTGGCCTTTTCGGTGGGTGATGATTGCATTGCAATCAAGGCAGGCAAGCGGCGGCTTGAGGATAACACGCACCTCGCCCCGTGCCGCGATATCGTGATCTCCCATTGCCTGATGGAACGGGGCCACGGCGCCGTGGTCCTAGGGTCCGAGATGTCCGGCGATATCACCGCAGTGACCGTACAAGATTGCACCTTTTGCCAGACTGACCGAGGCCTGAGGATCAAGACGCGCCGGGGCCGGGGCGGGACCGTGGCAGACGTAAAGTTAAGCAACGTCGATATGGTGGATGTGCCTACGCCTCTGGCCGTTAATGCGTTCTATTTCTGCGATCCTGATGGTCGCGATGATTGGGTGCAATCGCGCCAAGCCGCGCCGGTTTCCGACACGACGCCCCATATCCGCGATATCAGCCTGTGCGATGTCACAGCCACGGGCGTCACCTTGGCTGCCGCCGCCGTCCTGGGGCTTCCCGAAGCCCCCGTAACCGGCATCACGCTAAAGAATTGCCGGGTCAGCTATGACCCGAACGCCGTCGCCGACGTGCCCCTCATGGCTTGCAACGTCCCCGCCACCCGTCACGCGGGCGTGGTGGTGGAATTTGGCGACGTGCAAGGCACCTTCACCCTCCTTTCAGACGAGAAGGCCCTGACCTCATGA
- a CDS encoding glycoside hydrolase family 88 protein — MMEFFDRYALAHQPYKNGNWCYEDGLLYRGLECLHRATGEGRWLDHIVRLADAQIGAGASLSGYDPSDYNIDNVMAGRALLYLYTVTGDATYWTAAERLVDQLATHPRTQSGVYWHKLRYPWQVWLDGLYMGPPFQIGYGLRSGQDQLVADSLAQVSTALDMTYVPETGLYAHAVDEARKQIWAHPDTGHTEAHWARAIGWLAMGLVDIAELVGRDRFAPLKDRTQALLSRIEQLRQPEGLWLQVMDQPDLAGNYQESSASAMCVYALLKGKNLGLWNGDVEGLLDRLISQTITGDAHQGWTMGNLCHVAGLGFYEGRYRDGSAAYYVSETLRDNDIKGIAPLMMAVATTLSKAEAPALARV; from the coding sequence ATGATGGAATTCTTCGACCGTTACGCCCTTGCCCATCAGCCTTACAAGAATGGCAATTGGTGCTACGAGGACGGCTTGCTCTATCGCGGTCTGGAATGCCTGCACCGCGCCACCGGAGAGGGGCGCTGGCTGGATCATATCGTCCGCCTTGCCGATGCCCAGATCGGGGCAGGGGCGTCCCTCTCGGGGTATGATCCGAGTGATTACAACATTGATAACGTCATGGCAGGCCGGGCGCTGTTGTACCTCTATACGGTGACGGGCGATGCGACCTATTGGACCGCAGCCGAGCGGCTGGTTGACCAACTGGCGACACACCCTCGCACGCAATCGGGCGTTTACTGGCACAAGCTGCGCTATCCGTGGCAGGTCTGGCTGGACGGCCTTTACATGGGCCCCCCGTTTCAGATCGGCTACGGGTTGCGGTCCGGGCAGGATCAACTGGTGGCGGATTCCTTGGCTCAGGTTTCCACCGCGCTCGACATGACATATGTGCCTGAAACCGGCCTTTACGCCCATGCTGTGGATGAGGCCCGCAAACAGATTTGGGCACATCCCGACACGGGCCATACCGAGGCCCATTGGGCCCGCGCCATCGGCTGGTTGGCCATGGGCCTTGTGGATATCGCAGAGCTTGTGGGCCGCGACCGCTTTGCTCCCCTAAAGGATCGGACGCAGGCGCTCTTGTCTCGTATCGAGCAGCTCAGGCAACCCGAGGGGCTGTGGTTGCAAGTCATGGACCAGCCTGATCTTGCCGGGAATTACCAAGAAAGCTCTGCCTCGGCGATGTGCGTCTATGCATTGCTGAAAGGGAAGAACCTTGGCCTTTGGAACGGCGACGTGGAAGGGCTTCTGGACCGGTTGATCTCTCAGACAATCACCGGAGACGCACATCAAGGCTGGACCATGGGTAACCTGTGCCACGTTGCGGGCCTTGGCTTTTACGAGGGGCGCTATCGTGATGGATCGGCCGCGTACTACGTGTCCGAGACGCTAAGGGACAATGACATCAAAGGGATCGCGCCGCTGATGATGGCCGTGGCGACCACCCTTTCCAAGGCCGAAGCTCCCGCGCTTGCGCGGGTGTAA